The following proteins are co-located in the Paraburkholderia phytofirmans PsJN genome:
- a CDS encoding response regulator yields the protein MIRHILAIDDSASMRQILAATLTTAGYEVTLAADGNEGLENALAMSFDLVLTDQYMPGKTGLDLIAALRNNPAYQATPILVLTTESGEPFKEAARAAGATGWIEKPLDPDMLTELVAALAEPDHA from the coding sequence ATGATCAGGCACATCCTGGCAATCGACGATTCGGCATCGATGCGGCAGATTCTCGCCGCCACGCTGACGACGGCCGGCTACGAGGTGACGCTCGCGGCGGACGGCAACGAAGGGCTCGAAAACGCGCTCGCCATGTCGTTCGACCTCGTGCTGACCGACCAGTACATGCCGGGCAAGACCGGCCTCGATCTGATCGCCGCGCTGCGCAACAACCCGGCTTACCAGGCCACGCCCATCCTCGTCCTTACGACGGAATCGGGCGAGCCGTTCAAGGAAGCGGCGCGAGCCGCGGGCGCGACCGGCTGGATCGAAAAGCCGCTCGACCCGGACATGCTGACCGAACTGGTGGCGGCGCTAGCCGAGCCAGACCACGCGTAA
- the motB gene encoding flagellar motor protein MotB, whose amino-acid sequence MSKDKDRAIVVKRAAPKKAGHHGGAWKLAYADFMTAMMAFFLLMWLLSSASTVQLKGIADYFNQPLKITLWGGDRSAEDSSILKGGGRDISTDAQGVTRSSEGSNNRAEHSAAHGSEDSIKQLQGELERREQVRLHDLQVKLMAAIEANPVLRQFKQQIRIDSTLTGLRIEIVDSQKRPMFATAKDQVEPYMRDILREIGHTLNDVPNRIIVQGHTDAAQYAGGEKGYSNWELSADRANASRRELIGGGMDEAKVMRVLGLASTQNLNKADPMDPENRRISIIVLNRKSEEALNHDDSTTTTLSDDAAGSKPLLQKLAQPVTVAPKLPAAVSSAQ is encoded by the coding sequence ATGAGCAAGGACAAAGACCGCGCCATTGTCGTCAAGCGCGCCGCGCCGAAGAAAGCCGGCCACCACGGCGGCGCGTGGAAGCTCGCATATGCGGACTTCATGACCGCGATGATGGCGTTCTTCCTGCTGATGTGGTTGCTGAGTTCGGCGTCCACGGTGCAGTTGAAGGGCATTGCCGACTACTTCAACCAGCCGCTGAAGATCACGCTGTGGGGCGGCGATCGCAGCGCCGAGGACTCGAGCATTCTGAAAGGCGGCGGCCGCGATATCTCGACCGACGCGCAAGGCGTGACGCGCTCAAGCGAAGGTTCGAACAACCGCGCCGAGCACAGCGCCGCGCACGGCAGCGAAGACTCGATCAAGCAGTTGCAAGGCGAGCTGGAGCGCCGCGAGCAGGTTCGCCTGCACGATCTGCAGGTCAAGCTGATGGCCGCGATCGAAGCGAACCCGGTGCTGCGCCAGTTCAAGCAGCAGATCCGCATCGACTCGACGCTGACCGGCTTGCGCATCGAGATCGTCGACTCGCAGAAGCGGCCCATGTTCGCGACCGCGAAAGACCAGGTCGAGCCGTATATGCGCGACATCCTGCGCGAAATCGGCCATACGCTGAACGACGTGCCGAACCGCATCATCGTGCAGGGCCACACCGACGCCGCGCAGTACGCCGGCGGCGAGAAGGGCTACAGCAACTGGGAACTGTCCGCGGACCGCGCCAACGCGTCGCGCCGCGAGCTGATCGGCGGCGGCATGGACGAAGCGAAGGTGATGCGCGTACTCGGCCTCGCGTCGACGCAGAACCTGAACAAGGCGGACCCGATGGATCCGGAGAACCGCCGCATCAGCATCATCGTGCTGAACAGGAAGTCGGAGGAGGCGCTGAATCATGACGACTCCACCACGACCACCTTGTCGGACGACGCAGCCGGCTCCAAGCCGTTGCTGCAAAAGCTTGCGCAGCCGGTGACGGTTGCCCCGAAGTTGCCGGCGGCAGTGTCGTCGGCCCAGTAA
- the motA gene encoding flagellar motor stator protein MotA: MLIFVGTLVTLLSVFGGYALEGGHLGALLQPVEVLMIVGAGVGAFILGNGMKTIKATLRVIPTLFKGAKYNKDVYMELMALLYVLLAKARKEGTLTLEADIDDPSKSPIFTQYPKILADHHIIEFLTDYLRLMVGGNMNAFEIESLMDEEIETHHQEGEAPAHALNKVGDAMPAFGIVAAVMGVVHTMASADKPPAVLGEMIAQALVGTFLGILLSYGLIGPLASVAEQRVTESTKMFQCIKVTILASLNGYAPAIAVEFGRKVLFSTERPSFAELEEHVRRVKAK, translated from the coding sequence GTGCTGATTTTCGTGGGAACACTCGTGACGCTTTTGTCCGTTTTCGGCGGTTACGCGCTGGAAGGCGGTCATCTCGGCGCGCTGCTGCAGCCCGTTGAAGTGCTGATGATCGTCGGCGCCGGGGTAGGCGCATTCATTCTGGGTAACGGAATGAAGACGATCAAGGCCACGCTGCGCGTCATTCCAACCCTGTTCAAGGGTGCGAAGTACAACAAGGACGTCTATATGGAGTTGATGGCGCTCCTCTACGTCCTGCTGGCCAAGGCGCGCAAGGAAGGCACGCTGACGCTGGAAGCGGATATCGACGATCCGTCGAAGAGTCCGATCTTCACCCAGTACCCCAAGATTCTCGCGGACCATCACATCATCGAATTCCTGACCGACTACCTGCGCTTGATGGTGGGCGGCAACATGAACGCGTTCGAGATCGAAAGCTTGATGGACGAGGAGATCGAGACGCATCACCAGGAAGGCGAAGCGCCCGCTCACGCGCTGAACAAGGTCGGCGACGCCATGCCGGCGTTCGGTATCGTGGCCGCGGTGATGGGCGTGGTGCACACCATGGCCTCCGCCGACAAGCCGCCCGCGGTGCTCGGCGAGATGATCGCGCAGGCGCTGGTCGGCACCTTTCTCGGGATTCTGCTTTCGTACGGGCTGATCGGGCCGCTCGCGAGCGTCGCCGAACAGCGCGTGACCGAGTCGACCAAGATGTTCCAGTGCATCAAGGTGACGATTCTGGCCAGCCTGAACGGTTACGCGCCGGCGATCGCCGTCGAGTTCGGCCGCAAGGTGCTCTTCTCGACTGAACGCCCGTCGTTCGCCGAGCTGGAAGAGCACGTGCGCCGCGTCAAGGCCAAATAA
- the flhC gene encoding flagellar transcriptional regulator FlhC: MAYKSVVLEVREITLAIQLIELGARLQLLEAETSLSRDRLIKLYKELKGVSPPKGMLPFSTDWFMTWQPNFHSSLFYNIYRFMAGHGGCPTIQSIVKSYRLYLEHVQLHDDEPVLSLTRAWTLVRFFDSRMLQMTACCRCGGHFVAHAHDPQHAFVCGLCQPPSRAGKTKKFADARARESLAALEA; this comes from the coding sequence ATGGCCTATAAGAGTGTTGTGCTCGAAGTCAGGGAAATCACCCTGGCGATCCAACTGATCGAGCTTGGCGCGCGTTTGCAATTGCTGGAAGCGGAAACCAGTCTGTCGCGCGACCGGCTCATCAAGCTATATAAAGAGCTGAAAGGGGTGTCACCGCCCAAGGGCATGTTGCCGTTTTCGACCGACTGGTTCATGACTTGGCAGCCGAACTTTCACTCCTCGCTGTTCTACAACATCTACCGCTTCATGGCCGGTCACGGCGGCTGCCCGACGATCCAGTCGATCGTGAAGAGCTACCGGCTGTACCTCGAACACGTCCAGCTGCACGACGACGAGCCCGTGCTCAGTCTCACGCGCGCCTGGACGCTGGTGCGCTTTTTCGACTCCCGAATGCTGCAAATGACCGCCTGCTGCCGCTGCGGGGGACATTTTGTCGCGCACGCGCACGATCCGCAGCACGCATTCGTCTGCGGCCTGTGCCAGCCGCCTTCGCGCGCCGGTAAGACAAAGAAATTCGCCGACGCCCGGGCCCGCGAGAGCCTCGCCGCGCTCGAAGCCTGA
- the flhD gene encoding flagellar transcriptional regulator FlhD, with amino-acid sequence MSATSDMLNEIREVNLSYLLLAQRLLREDKPMGMFRMGISDQLADVLANLSLAQTVKLAASNQVLCRFRFDDHAVLSALADKGKSSAVAQAHSAILMASQPVEHLG; translated from the coding sequence ATGAGCGCGACAAGCGATATGCTCAATGAGATCAGAGAAGTCAACCTGTCTTATCTCCTGCTCGCCCAGCGACTGCTGCGCGAAGACAAGCCGATGGGCATGTTTCGCATGGGGATTTCGGACCAGTTAGCCGATGTGCTCGCCAATCTGTCGTTGGCGCAGACCGTCAAGCTGGCGGCGTCCAATCAGGTGTTGTGCCGTTTCCGTTTCGACGACCATGCCGTACTGTCCGCTCTGGCGGACAAAGGCAAATCCAGCGCCGTGGCCCAGGCGCATTCCGCGATCCTGATGGCAAGCCAGCCAGTCGAGCACCTCGGCTGA
- a CDS encoding glycosyltransferase family 4 protein, with product MRIAQIAPLYEAVPPKLYGGTERVVSYLTEALVDLGHDVTLFASGDSVTSANLDACWPRALRLDPTIRDALAPHVLMMEKVRRVAHEFDVLHFHLDYMPFPLFTAMDTPFVTTLHGRLDLPELQPVFDAFSNVPVVSISDSQRAPLPQANWLNTIYHGLPEQLLTPQTHKKPEYLAFLGRICPEKRVDTAIKIAAQSGLPLKIAAKVDKADQEYFKREIEPLLSLAHVEFVGEINEAQKPEFLSGAKALLFPIDWSEPFGLVMIESMACGTPVIAFNRGSVPEVIDHGVTGYIVEDVQGAVAALQRLDELSRTEIRAQFERRFSSKTMAQNYVDGYSALIEATRRPVLRQVAVG from the coding sequence ATGCGAATCGCACAAATTGCGCCGTTGTATGAAGCTGTTCCGCCGAAACTTTACGGTGGCACCGAACGCGTCGTGTCGTATCTGACCGAAGCCCTGGTCGACCTCGGCCACGACGTCACGCTGTTTGCAAGCGGCGACTCGGTCACCTCCGCGAACCTCGACGCCTGCTGGCCTCGTGCGCTGCGCCTTGATCCGACGATCCGCGATGCGCTGGCTCCGCACGTCCTGATGATGGAAAAGGTCCGCAGGGTTGCGCACGAGTTCGACGTGCTGCACTTCCACCTCGACTACATGCCGTTCCCGCTCTTCACGGCAATGGACACGCCGTTCGTGACGACGCTGCACGGCCGCCTCGACTTGCCGGAACTGCAACCGGTGTTCGATGCGTTCTCCAACGTGCCGGTCGTCTCGATTTCCGATTCGCAGCGTGCACCGCTGCCGCAAGCGAACTGGCTCAACACGATTTACCACGGTCTGCCGGAGCAGCTGCTCACGCCGCAAACCCACAAGAAGCCGGAGTATCTGGCGTTCCTCGGCCGCATTTGTCCGGAGAAGCGCGTCGATACGGCTATCAAGATCGCTGCGCAAAGCGGTCTGCCGCTGAAGATCGCCGCCAAGGTGGACAAGGCCGACCAGGAATATTTCAAGCGCGAAATCGAGCCGCTGCTGTCGCTGGCGCATGTGGAATTCGTCGGCGAGATCAATGAAGCACAGAAGCCCGAATTCCTGTCGGGCGCCAAGGCACTGCTGTTCCCGATCGACTGGTCGGAGCCGTTCGGCCTCGTGATGATCGAGTCGATGGCGTGCGGCACACCGGTGATCGCGTTCAACCGCGGGTCGGTGCCGGAAGTGATCGACCATGGCGTGACAGGTTACATCGTCGAGGACGTGCAAGGCGCGGTCGCGGCGCTGCAACGCCTGGACGAATTGTCGCGCACCGAAATCCGCGCTCAGTTCGAACGCCGTTTCAGCTCGAAAACGATGGCCCAGAATTACGTGGATGGCTATTCGGCATTGATCGAAGCCACGCGCCGCCCGGTGTTGCGCCAGGTCGCGGTGGGCTAA
- a CDS encoding H-NS histone family protein — translation MSQYADLKAQIAKLQAQAEEARRTEIDNVVADIRQKIAEYGLTAQDLGFAVAAKRGRPPKKAPLPAKYQDPKSGNTWSGRGKPPKWIVGKNRERFLIGAA, via the coding sequence ATGTCTCAATATGCAGACCTCAAAGCGCAGATCGCCAAATTGCAGGCACAAGCGGAAGAAGCGCGGCGTACTGAAATCGACAATGTGGTCGCCGACATCCGCCAAAAGATCGCTGAATACGGTCTGACGGCTCAAGACCTCGGCTTTGCGGTCGCCGCCAAGCGTGGCCGCCCGCCCAAGAAGGCGCCGCTACCGGCAAAGTACCAGGATCCGAAGTCGGGCAATACGTGGAGCGGGCGCGGCAAACCGCCCAAGTGGATCGTCGGTAAGAATCGCGAACGGTTTTTGATTGGCGCGGCTTGA
- the aqpZ gene encoding aquaporin Z — translation MQLSKRLVAELFGTFWLVLGGCGSAVLAANFAGPVHGLGIGFVGVSLAFGLTVLTMAFAIGHISGCHLNPAVSVGLTVAGRFPARDLLPYIVAQLIGAVLGALVLSLIASGKPGFDLVASGFASNGYGERSPGHYSLAAAFICEVVMTGFFLFVILGSTDKRAPAGFAPIAIGLCLTLIHLISIPVTNTSVNPARSTGPALFVGGAAMDQLWLFWVAPILGAVIAGVLYPVIAESRSGNAQKLALD, via the coding sequence ATGCAGCTGTCAAAGCGCCTCGTTGCCGAGTTGTTCGGCACTTTCTGGCTCGTGCTCGGGGGCTGCGGCAGCGCTGTCCTCGCTGCCAACTTCGCCGGCCCGGTTCACGGTCTGGGCATTGGCTTCGTGGGCGTGTCGCTCGCGTTCGGCCTGACCGTGCTGACCATGGCTTTTGCGATCGGCCACATTTCCGGCTGCCATCTGAATCCGGCCGTCAGCGTCGGCCTGACCGTCGCAGGGCGCTTTCCCGCGCGCGACCTGCTGCCGTACATCGTTGCCCAGTTGATCGGTGCCGTGCTGGGTGCGCTGGTGCTGTCGCTCATCGCGTCGGGCAAACCCGGCTTCGATCTCGTCGCCAGCGGCTTCGCAAGTAACGGCTATGGCGAGCGCTCGCCGGGCCACTACTCGCTCGCCGCGGCATTCATTTGCGAAGTGGTGATGACGGGCTTCTTCCTCTTTGTCATTCTCGGCTCGACCGATAAACGCGCGCCCGCCGGCTTCGCGCCGATCGCCATCGGCCTGTGCCTCACCCTGATTCACCTGATCTCGATCCCGGTCACCAATACGTCGGTCAACCCGGCGCGTTCCACGGGCCCGGCGCTCTTCGTCGGCGGTGCGGCGATGGATCAGTTGTGGCTGTTCTGGGTTGCGCCGATCCTCGGCGCAGTGATCGCCGGCGTGTTGTACCCGGTTATCGCCGAAAGCCGCAGCGGCAATGCTCAGAAGCTGGCGCTCGATTAA
- a CDS encoding PXPV repeat protein, producing MKRIVTHLLVAAGLAAGACGVAQAHTDLNIGLSLGAPVYARPAPVYAAPQPVYYGNGGWDHRYDRGDYYRGDHRYDRNWNHNDRSWGHDNRGDHDNRRGGWHG from the coding sequence ATGAAACGCATCGTCACTCACTTGCTGGTTGCTGCAGGACTCGCGGCGGGCGCATGCGGTGTCGCGCAAGCGCATACGGATCTGAACATCGGCCTGTCGCTCGGCGCACCGGTTTATGCCCGCCCGGCTCCGGTCTACGCCGCGCCGCAGCCGGTCTACTACGGCAACGGCGGCTGGGACCATCGCTACGATCGCGGCGACTACTACCGCGGCGACCATCGATATGATCGCAACTGGAACCACAATGACCGCAGCTGGGGCCACGATAACCGGGGCGACCATGACAACCGCCGTGGCGGATGGCACGGGTAA
- a CDS encoding Cof-type HAD-IIB family hydrolase, producing the protein MYKVIATDLDGTLLNADHQVDPFTIATVRKLESDGLRFVIATGRHYCDVAGIRDVLGINPYLITSNGARIHAPDNTVIHADDLPPAIVQRLVQPEIAGAHGRVIVNLFADQAWLIDRDAPDLLKFHQDSGFTYEVTDLPKHDGVDIAKALYIGAPADLAQVAANLAREFGDALYVTYSLPDCLEVMTADVSKGRALQIVLERLGVDASQCVAFGDNMNDIDLLETAGHPFMMNNANPDLITRLPNVPRIGNNFEAGVAHHLRKLFSLDDELMS; encoded by the coding sequence ATGTACAAAGTCATCGCCACGGATCTCGACGGCACGCTGCTCAACGCGGATCACCAGGTGGACCCGTTCACGATCGCCACCGTGCGCAAACTCGAAAGCGACGGGCTGCGGTTCGTGATCGCAACGGGCCGCCATTATTGCGACGTCGCCGGCATCCGCGACGTGCTGGGCATCAATCCGTATCTGATTACCTCGAATGGCGCGCGCATCCACGCGCCGGACAACACGGTGATCCACGCCGACGACCTCCCTCCGGCTATCGTGCAGCGACTCGTACAGCCGGAAATCGCCGGCGCGCATGGCCGCGTGATCGTCAACCTGTTCGCCGATCAGGCGTGGCTGATCGACCGCGACGCGCCGGATCTGCTGAAGTTTCACCAAGACTCGGGCTTTACCTACGAGGTGACCGACCTGCCGAAACACGATGGCGTCGACATCGCGAAGGCTCTCTACATTGGCGCTCCCGCTGATCTCGCGCAGGTCGCCGCCAATCTCGCGCGCGAATTTGGCGACGCCTTATACGTAACCTATTCACTGCCGGACTGTCTGGAAGTGATGACGGCAGACGTATCGAAAGGCCGCGCATTGCAGATCGTGCTCGAGCGCCTTGGCGTGGATGCCTCACAATGCGTCGCTTTCGGCGACAACATGAACGATATCGATCTGCTGGAAACGGCCGGCCATCCGTTCATGATGAACAACGCCAATCCCGACCTCATCACGCGTTTGCCGAACGTGCCGCGCATCGGCAACAACTTCGAAGCGGGCGTCGCGCACCATCTGCGCAAGCTTTTCTCGCTCGACGACGAACTGATGTCCTGA
- a CDS encoding BadF/BadG/BcrA/BcrD ATPase family protein: MNKDFFLIGIDGGGSGTRVVLGDAQGRELAQAASGPSGLGLGVERAWQAIAAGCGEAFASAGKALDWSRCVLGCGLAGVNNRDWLAAFRAQAPALAGLAVESDAYTTLLGAHGGAHGVIVALGTGSVAAVLDGEGECRQVSGYGFPSGDEASGAWLGLRVIVHAQQALDGRGPIDDLARALVAHTGAHDRDSLVVWLCEANQTAYARLAPILIAHRTHPFAARLLGEAGAEVGKMITALDPSASLPVALCGGLGAPLREYVPQIYQARLREPLADSAHGGLQLAQREAVRIGG; this comes from the coding sequence ATGAACAAAGACTTCTTTCTGATCGGCATTGACGGCGGCGGCAGCGGCACGCGGGTCGTGCTCGGCGACGCGCAAGGCCGCGAGCTGGCGCAGGCGGCAAGCGGGCCGTCGGGGTTGGGGCTTGGCGTCGAACGTGCGTGGCAGGCTATCGCGGCCGGCTGCGGCGAAGCATTTGCCAGTGCCGGCAAGGCGCTGGACTGGTCGCGCTGCGTGCTCGGCTGCGGATTGGCGGGCGTCAACAATCGTGACTGGCTGGCCGCGTTTCGCGCACAAGCGCCCGCGCTAGCGGGACTCGCCGTGGAAAGCGACGCCTACACCACCTTGCTCGGCGCGCACGGCGGCGCGCATGGAGTGATCGTCGCGCTCGGCACCGGCAGCGTGGCGGCCGTACTGGACGGCGAGGGCGAATGCCGCCAGGTTAGCGGCTACGGCTTTCCATCGGGTGACGAAGCGAGCGGCGCGTGGCTCGGACTGCGAGTCATCGTGCATGCTCAGCAGGCGCTGGACGGTCGTGGTCCCATCGACGATCTGGCGCGGGCACTCGTCGCGCACACCGGCGCGCACGACCGCGACAGCCTCGTTGTCTGGCTCTGCGAAGCCAACCAGACGGCGTATGCGAGGCTCGCGCCGATTCTCATCGCTCACCGTACGCATCCATTCGCGGCGCGCTTGCTCGGCGAGGCCGGCGCCGAAGTGGGCAAGATGATTACCGCGCTTGACCCGTCGGCGAGCCTGCCGGTCGCGCTGTGCGGCGGCCTCGGCGCGCCGTTGCGCGAGTACGTGCCGCAGATTTATCAGGCGCGTTTGCGCGAGCCGCTGGCCGACTCGGCGCACGGTGGATTGCAGTTGGCGCAACGTGAAGCGGTCCGCATCGGCGGCTGA
- a CDS encoding DNA-3-methyladenine glycosylase I produces MTQRCNWVSSEALAQYHDTEWGVPSRDDQHLFEMLVLEGAQAGLSWSTILNKRAGYRHAFADFDIAKVARFTPKHVETLVKDESIVRHRGKIEAAITNARAVQQIQAEHGSLANFIWSFVDQTPIQNDWTSYKQAPASTDISDALSKGLKRYGCKFVGSTICYAFMQAVGMVNDHEASCMCRARCAALGKKGRNRKAG; encoded by the coding sequence GTGACACAGCGATGCAACTGGGTATCGAGCGAAGCGCTCGCACAGTATCACGACACCGAATGGGGCGTCCCCTCGCGCGACGACCAGCATCTGTTCGAGATGCTCGTGCTGGAAGGCGCTCAGGCCGGCTTGTCGTGGTCGACGATTCTCAACAAACGGGCCGGCTATCGCCACGCGTTTGCGGACTTCGACATCGCGAAGGTTGCGCGCTTTACGCCGAAACACGTCGAGACGCTGGTGAAGGACGAAAGTATCGTGCGCCACCGCGGCAAGATTGAAGCGGCCATTACCAACGCCCGAGCCGTCCAGCAGATTCAGGCCGAGCACGGCTCGCTCGCCAACTTCATATGGTCGTTCGTCGATCAGACGCCGATCCAGAACGATTGGACTTCTTATAAGCAGGCGCCCGCGTCGACCGACATTTCGGATGCGCTGAGCAAGGGGCTGAAGCGCTACGGCTGCAAGTTCGTCGGCTCGACGATCTGTTACGCGTTCATGCAGGCAGTCGGCATGGTGAACGACCACGAGGCGAGTTGCATGTGCCGCGCGCGATGCGCGGCGCTTGGCAAGAAAGGACGGAATCGTAAAGCGGGCTGA
- the rpsU gene encoding 30S ribosomal protein S21, whose translation MTTILLKENEPFEVAIRRFRRAIEKNGLIAELRERQSYEKPTTARKRKKAAAVKRLHKRLRSQMLPKKLH comes from the coding sequence ATGACGACGATTCTTCTGAAAGAAAACGAGCCGTTCGAAGTGGCGATTCGCCGCTTTCGTCGCGCAATCGAAAAGAATGGCCTGATCGCTGAACTGCGTGAGCGCCAATCGTACGAAAAGCCGACCACGGCACGTAAGCGCAAGAAGGCTGCTGCTGTGAAGCGCCTGCACAAGCGCCTGCGCAGCCAGATGCTGCCGAAAAAGCTGCACTAA
- a CDS encoding aldo/keto reductase has translation MQKRRIGRSELQVAPLMFGGNVFGWTADEATSFSILDAFVDAGLDFIDTADVYSAWVPGNQGGESETIIGKWFRQSGKRDKIVLATKVSKHPQRKGLSAANIQAAVEDSLRRLQTDYIDVYFSHDDDAETPLAETLGAYQKLIEAGKVRVIGASNYSGARVEEALAVSRRHGLPEYQLLQPEYNLYDRAEYERDIEPVALANQLGVVVYYSLASGFLSGKYRSQADLANKARGSRVEKYLNDRGLRILSALDRVADAHGSTPATVALAWLIARPSVTAPIASATSVEQLKSLAAAVHLMLTGADIRELDESSA, from the coding sequence ATGCAAAAGCGCAGGATTGGGCGTTCGGAATTACAGGTCGCGCCGCTTATGTTCGGCGGCAATGTTTTCGGCTGGACCGCCGATGAAGCCACCTCGTTTTCGATTCTGGATGCGTTTGTCGACGCCGGTCTCGACTTTATCGATACCGCCGACGTCTATTCCGCATGGGTGCCCGGCAACCAGGGCGGCGAGTCGGAGACGATCATCGGCAAGTGGTTTCGTCAGAGCGGCAAGCGCGACAAGATCGTGCTCGCTACCAAGGTCTCGAAGCATCCGCAGCGCAAAGGGTTGTCGGCGGCCAACATACAGGCGGCCGTCGAGGATTCGCTGCGGCGCTTGCAGACGGACTACATCGACGTCTACTTTTCTCACGACGACGACGCCGAGACGCCGCTCGCCGAGACGCTGGGCGCTTATCAGAAGCTGATCGAAGCGGGCAAGGTGCGGGTGATCGGCGCGTCGAATTACAGCGGCGCGCGGGTCGAGGAAGCGCTCGCCGTATCGCGCCGGCACGGCTTGCCCGAATACCAGCTGTTGCAGCCGGAATACAATCTGTATGACCGCGCGGAATATGAGCGCGACATCGAACCGGTGGCGCTCGCCAATCAGCTCGGCGTGGTGGTGTACTACAGTCTGGCGAGCGGCTTTCTGTCCGGCAAATACCGTTCGCAGGCGGATCTGGCCAATAAGGCGCGCGGCAGCCGGGTCGAAAAGTATCTGAATGATCGCGGTTTGCGAATTCTCTCCGCACTAGACCGGGTTGCCGACGCGCATGGCAGCACGCCGGCCACCGTCGCTCTGGCATGGCTGATCGCGCGCCCCAGCGTTACGGCCCCTATTGCCAGCGCGACTTCGGTCGAGCAGCTCAAAAGCCTTGCGGCGGCTGTTCATCTGATGCTGACGGGCGCCGATATCCGTGAATTGGACGAATCGAGCGCCTGA
- a CDS encoding flagellin: MLGINSNINSLVAQQNLNGSQSALSQAITRLSSGKRINSAADDAAGLAISTRMQTQINGLNQGVSNANDGVSMIQTASSALSSLTSSLQRIRQLAVQASTGSLSSSDQAALQKEVSAQIAEVNRIASQTTYNGTNILDGSAGSVTFQVGANVGQTISLDLSQSMSAAKIGGGLVQTGQTVGTIAVSLNASGAYTSTGATITSVNVLSDGKGGYTFTDQNNTAITSGVSSAIFTAGTAAGTGTAVTNLTLSASAVTTAGAGSAAAVASVAQINAINNPPTVSGLDISTVTGANEAMVSIDNALQTVNTLQAALGAAQNRFTAIATSQQAESTDLSSAQSQITDANFAQETANLSKAQVLQQAGISVLAQANSNPQQVLKLLQ, encoded by the coding sequence ATGCTCGGAATCAATAGCAACATCAACTCGCTGGTTGCACAGCAAAACCTTAATGGCTCGCAAAGCGCCCTTTCGCAAGCCATCACCCGCCTGTCGTCGGGCAAGCGCATCAACAGCGCGGCTGACGATGCAGCAGGTCTGGCAATCTCGACGCGTATGCAAACGCAGATCAACGGCCTGAACCAAGGCGTGTCGAATGCGAATGACGGCGTGTCGATGATTCAAACCGCATCGAGCGCACTGTCCTCGCTGACGTCGAGCCTGCAACGTATCCGTCAGCTGGCGGTGCAAGCATCGACCGGTTCGCTGTCGTCGAGCGACCAGGCAGCGCTGCAGAAGGAAGTTTCGGCGCAGATCGCTGAAGTGAACCGTATCGCATCGCAAACGACGTACAACGGCACGAACATTCTGGACGGCTCGGCAGGCAGCGTGACGTTCCAGGTCGGCGCGAACGTCGGTCAGACGATCAGCCTGGACCTGAGCCAATCGATGTCGGCAGCGAAGATCGGTGGCGGCCTGGTGCAAACGGGTCAAACGGTCGGCACGATCGCGGTCAGCCTGAACGCGTCGGGCGCATACACGAGCACCGGCGCGACGATTACGTCGGTCAACGTTCTGTCGGACGGCAAGGGCGGCTACACCTTCACGGACCAGAACAACACGGCCATCACCTCGGGCGTCTCCAGCGCGATTTTCACCGCAGGCACGGCCGCTGGCACGGGCACCGCCGTGACCAACCTGACGCTGAGCGCATCGGCAGTGACGACGGCAGGCGCAGGTTCCGCGGCAGCCGTCGCCAGTGTCGCTCAGATCAACGCGATCAACAACCCGCCGACGGTTTCGGGCCTCGACATCAGCACGGTCACGGGCGCGAACGAAGCGATGGTCTCGATCGACAACGCGCTGCAAACGGTCAATACGCTGCAAGCTGCACTGGGCGCCGCGCAAAACCGCTTCACGGCAATCGCGACGTCGCAGCAAGCTGAATCGACCGACCTGTCGTCGGCACAATCGCAAATCACGGACGCCAACTTCGCACAAGAAACGGCCAACCTGAGCAAGGCGCAAGTGCTGCAACAAGCTGGTATCTCGGTGTTGGCGCAAGCTAACTCGAACCCGCAGCAAGTTCTGAAGCTCCTGCAGTAA